A genomic window from Companilactobacillus alimentarius DSM 20249 includes:
- a CDS encoding RNA-guided endonuclease InsQ/TnpB family protein: MKSMSELEYHYGIKVRIYPSYKQKELIKLNSNISRTIYNKLVGIDREVYHLSKIGLPIKIVQTRIDELKRRKKIRELSNHYQYMEDKRIDSLAKANAVQNYLKAWQMFREVHKAGVPKFHKKGYFEKYQTNCQYPKKAKMNIYSGSVRFLDNKHIQVPKLGKLRIKGQHKRIFDHKTDIRIGTVTVNKDACNRYFVSLQLGSDTPFVSEKIKTGTSIGIDLNTENFLTTSNNVVFSNPRFYRRVKKRLAKEQRTLSRRGTRAKSEKRKLRTSKNYQKQRLLVSQLSTKIKNQRHNFLNKLSTTLINNHDLVVAEELRSSNLLKNHALAMSISDVGWRTFLSMLTYKADLYGKTFITINPKNTTQTCSTCGHVMSGDNKLTLSDRQWDCPICKAHHSRDHNAAINILNKGLLTITQ; the protein is encoded by the coding sequence TTGAAGTCAATGTCTGAGCTTGAATATCACTATGGAATTAAAGTACGTATTTACCCAAGTTATAAGCAAAAAGAATTAATAAAATTAAATTCTAATATCAGTCGAACTATCTATAATAAATTGGTTGGAATAGATAGAGAAGTCTATCATCTAAGCAAAATTGGGCTGCCAATAAAGATAGTTCAAACACGTATTGATGAATTGAAAAGACGTAAAAAGATCCGTGAATTATCTAATCATTACCAATATATGGAAGACAAAAGAATTGATAGTTTAGCCAAAGCTAATGCCGTTCAAAATTATTTGAAGGCATGGCAAATGTTTCGAGAGGTCCATAAAGCTGGAGTTCCGAAATTTCATAAGAAAGGATATTTTGAGAAATATCAGACTAATTGTCAGTATCCTAAAAAAGCTAAAATGAATATTTATTCTGGTTCAGTTAGATTTTTGGATAACAAACATATTCAAGTACCAAAGCTTGGCAAACTTAGAATAAAGGGACAACATAAAAGAATATTTGATCATAAGACAGATATAAGAATCGGTACCGTCACTGTTAATAAAGATGCTTGTAACAGATACTTTGTCTCACTTCAATTGGGTTCTGATACACCATTCGTTTCAGAAAAGATTAAAACTGGGACAAGTATCGGAATTGATCTGAATACTGAGAATTTCTTAACAACAAGTAATAATGTTGTCTTTAGTAATCCAAGGTTTTATCGAAGAGTCAAAAAGAGATTAGCTAAAGAACAACGAACACTATCTAGACGAGGCACTCGTGCCAAGTCCGAAAAAAGAAAACTTAGGACTTCAAAGAACTATCAAAAGCAAAGACTACTAGTGTCCCAATTAAGTACTAAGATTAAAAATCAACGGCACAACTTCTTGAATAAATTGTCTACTACACTCATCAATAACCACGATTTAGTAGTAGCTGAAGAATTGAGAAGTTCCAATTTATTAAAAAATCATGCTTTAGCGATGTCAATCTCTGATGTTGGATGGAGAACCTTTTTGTCGATGTTAACCTATAAAGCTGATTTATACGGTAAGACATTTATAACAATCAATCCAAAAAACACCACCCAGACGTGTTCCACGTGTGGACACGTCATGAGTGGTGACAATAAGTTGACTTTATCTGATAGACAATGGGATTGTCCAATATGTAAAGCTCATCATAGCAGAGATCATAATGCGGCTATCAATATACTGAACAAGGGTCTACTAACCATAACCCAGTAG
- a CDS encoding cation-translocating P-type ATPase, translating into MKKVDTKSLTNDFAQGSLEQLFEKLQTSKNGLNQTEAEKRLTKYGPNTIHHSKQKSQVKAFLKNFASLMAILLWISGLIAILTGSVELGIAIWLVNIINGIFSFWQEYKAAKATDSLMAMLPTYTRVFRNGKIKQLDAKDIVPGDVFELQAGNSVPVDARLLEATSIQVDQSALTGETVPESKTVKFTPGEGKFSESNLVYAGTTIGSGDGKAVALATGMKTEFGKIASLTQKQNKSISPLQQELNRLTKQISMIAIAVGVVFFIAAILFVHHPVAQSFIFALGMIVAFIPEGLLPTVTLSLAQGVQRMAKKHALVKDLNSVETLGETSVICSDKTGTLTQNQMTVNHIWLPSGEYTVTGQGYVNNGKIQKNHQDINYQTSPDLSQLLRVSAFDNDTTVESTNNSQKPKILGTPTEAALVIMAQKAGFDASTELKKMPRLKELPFDSDRKRMTTIHQDGQKLFIAVKGSLSDLLKQCSNIQINGQTQSITSADKAKINQANKNYATKGLRSLAIAYRIIPYTDQKQIDQLNIDNTEKDLTFVGLTVMADPPRPEIYDAVKKCHNASIKIIMVTGDSELTAKSVAVKIGITSDKVTVVTGSQLDEMSTNDLQKVLQGEVIFARVAPEQKYKIVSTLQKMGKIVASTGDGVNDAPALKKANIGVAMGVTGTDVAKDAADMILTDDNFASIVAAIEEGRTVYSNIQKFLLYIFNSNVPEAVPSALFLLSRGLIPLPLTVLQILAVDLGTDMLPALGLGSEKPEPGIMNQKPRAHNSHLLNKHLILTAFAWYGAIASLVSTLAYFFVNFQNGWPVKNLLSSGIGYNRATTMTLAAIIFCQIAAALNCRSKYTSVFKLGIFSNHRVWAGIIFEIVLLAILVYTPGIQSVFNTAPLQVNDWIFLFIIPIPIFLIEELRKLIVRYRHQNR; encoded by the coding sequence TTGAAAAAAGTTGATACGAAATCATTAACAAATGACTTTGCCCAAGGATCACTCGAACAACTATTTGAAAAATTACAGACATCTAAAAATGGTCTTAATCAAACAGAAGCTGAAAAAAGGTTAACTAAATATGGGCCCAATACAATCCATCACAGTAAACAAAAGTCTCAAGTTAAAGCCTTTCTTAAAAATTTTGCTAGTTTAATGGCAATTTTGCTTTGGATCAGTGGTTTGATTGCAATCCTAACCGGATCAGTTGAACTAGGAATCGCCATTTGGTTGGTCAACATTATTAACGGTATTTTTAGCTTTTGGCAAGAATATAAAGCTGCTAAAGCGACCGACTCACTAATGGCTATGTTGCCAACTTATACAAGAGTCTTTCGGAATGGAAAAATAAAACAACTGGACGCTAAAGACATCGTCCCAGGCGACGTATTTGAATTACAAGCTGGTAATTCAGTTCCAGTTGACGCTCGATTACTTGAGGCAACTTCGATTCAAGTTGATCAATCAGCTCTAACTGGTGAAACTGTCCCCGAATCTAAAACTGTTAAATTTACACCTGGAGAGGGAAAATTTTCAGAATCGAATCTAGTCTATGCCGGCACGACGATTGGCTCTGGTGATGGAAAGGCTGTGGCCTTGGCTACTGGTATGAAAACCGAATTTGGAAAAATTGCTTCATTGACTCAGAAACAAAACAAATCTATCAGTCCACTGCAACAAGAATTGAATCGGCTAACTAAACAGATTTCAATGATTGCGATCGCGGTTGGGGTTGTCTTCTTTATTGCAGCAATCCTCTTCGTTCATCACCCTGTAGCACAATCATTCATTTTTGCTTTAGGGATGATTGTAGCCTTTATCCCTGAAGGATTGTTACCAACGGTCACATTATCATTAGCCCAAGGTGTTCAAAGAATGGCTAAAAAGCATGCTTTAGTAAAAGACTTAAACAGTGTCGAAACTTTGGGTGAAACTAGCGTTATTTGTTCTGATAAAACTGGTACTTTGACTCAAAATCAAATGACCGTCAATCATATCTGGCTACCTTCTGGAGAATATACAGTCACTGGTCAAGGATATGTCAATAATGGAAAGATTCAAAAAAATCATCAAGACATCAATTATCAAACTAGTCCTGACCTTTCACAATTATTGAGAGTTTCGGCTTTTGACAACGATACAACTGTGGAATCTACTAACAATTCTCAAAAGCCCAAAATACTAGGTACACCGACGGAAGCTGCCTTGGTTATCATGGCTCAAAAAGCCGGTTTTGATGCCTCTACAGAATTGAAAAAAATGCCCCGTTTAAAGGAACTACCTTTTGATTCTGATCGTAAGAGAATGACCACTATTCATCAAGATGGTCAAAAACTCTTCATTGCCGTTAAGGGTTCACTGAGTGACTTATTGAAGCAATGTTCTAACATTCAAATCAATGGGCAAACTCAATCAATTACTTCAGCGGATAAAGCAAAGATTAACCAAGCTAATAAAAATTACGCAACGAAAGGCCTTCGTTCCCTAGCAATCGCATATCGAATTATTCCTTACACTGATCAAAAACAAATTGACCAATTAAACATTGATAATACCGAAAAAGATTTGACTTTCGTTGGGTTGACCGTCATGGCTGATCCGCCTCGTCCAGAAATTTATGACGCTGTTAAGAAGTGTCACAACGCTAGTATCAAAATCATTATGGTCACTGGCGATAGCGAATTAACCGCTAAATCAGTTGCCGTAAAAATCGGTATTACAAGTGATAAGGTTACCGTCGTCACAGGGTCACAATTGGATGAGATGTCTACTAACGACCTGCAAAAAGTTTTACAAGGTGAAGTAATTTTCGCTCGAGTTGCACCTGAACAAAAGTATAAGATTGTTTCAACCTTACAAAAAATGGGTAAAATCGTGGCTTCAACTGGCGATGGCGTCAATGATGCTCCAGCTTTAAAGAAAGCTAACATTGGTGTAGCTATGGGTGTCACCGGCACAGACGTTGCTAAAGACGCTGCTGATATGATTTTAACCGACGATAATTTTGCTTCTATCGTTGCTGCGATTGAAGAAGGTCGAACCGTCTACAGCAATATTCAAAAATTCTTATTATATATCTTTAATTCCAACGTTCCCGAAGCCGTACCCTCTGCTCTATTTCTGCTCAGCCGTGGTTTGATTCCATTACCACTGACTGTTCTACAAATCCTAGCAGTTGATCTAGGTACCGACATGTTGCCTGCATTAGGCTTAGGATCTGAGAAACCTGAACCCGGTATTATGAATCAAAAACCACGGGCACATAACTCTCATCTTTTAAATAAACATTTAATTTTGACAGCCTTCGCTTGGTACGGGGCTATCGCATCTTTAGTTTCAACTCTAGCTTATTTCTTCGTCAACTTTCAAAACGGTTGGCCAGTTAAGAATCTATTATCCAGTGGTATTGGCTATAATCGAGCCACAACTATGACCTTAGCTGCCATCATTTTCTGTCAGATTGCTGCCGCTTTAAACTGTCGTAGCAAATATACTTCTGTCTTTAAATTAGGTATTTTTAGTAACCACCGTGTCTGGGCCGGAATTATTTTTGAAATCGTGCTTCTAGCAATTCTAGTTTATACACCCGGTATTCAATCCGTCTTTAATACTGCTCCATTACAAGTTAACGATTGGATCTTTCTCTTCATTATTCCTATTCCCATCTTTTTAATTGAGGAATTACGGAAATTAATTGTTAGATACAGACATCAAAATAGATAA
- a CDS encoding ABC transporter ATP-binding protein, which produces MNSIFLRIEDLHKSFGNKEVLKSINFTAQQGHIIGLIGANGAGKTTIMKAILGILSFQGKITINNQEVSINQHQPLQSVGALIEYPGLYPYLTGREQLKLFSIGQNREKKVEDIIKKLRMEHFADQKTKSYSLGMKQKLGVGLALLNNPQFVILDEPMNGLDPKATKELRDLIVQEKKTGTTFLISSHILSELQRIADDVIVIDHGSVVTATTMNELLSANRKFYLLETNNNKLATDILLKNRYQIVNKSILTVAVTKNFSINNLLQLLLSQGIRINDIKQQDGDLEESLLQVLDKEGTKA; this is translated from the coding sequence TTGAATTCAATATTTTTGAGAATAGAAGACTTACATAAATCGTTCGGCAATAAAGAAGTTTTAAAAAGCATTAATTTCACCGCTCAACAGGGACATATTATTGGATTAATTGGTGCTAATGGCGCTGGAAAAACAACTATTATGAAGGCTATTTTGGGTATTTTGTCTTTTCAAGGAAAAATTACAATTAATAATCAAGAAGTCTCCATAAACCAACACCAACCTTTACAATCAGTCGGAGCCTTAATCGAATATCCCGGACTCTATCCCTATCTTACTGGACGGGAACAGCTCAAACTTTTTTCAATTGGTCAAAACCGCGAAAAAAAAGTTGAAGATATCATTAAGAAATTACGGATGGAACATTTTGCCGACCAAAAAACTAAAAGTTACTCTTTAGGAATGAAACAAAAACTTGGCGTTGGTTTAGCTCTTTTGAACAATCCTCAATTCGTTATTTTAGACGAACCAATGAATGGTCTCGATCCTAAAGCAACTAAAGAATTGCGTGATTTGATTGTTCAAGAAAAAAAGACTGGCACAACTTTTCTAATTTCCAGTCACATTCTTAGCGAGTTACAGAGAATAGCTGACGATGTAATCGTCATCGATCATGGCAGTGTTGTTACAGCTACAACTATGAATGAACTTTTATCAGCCAATAGAAAGTTTTATTTATTGGAGACTAACAACAATAAATTAGCCACTGACATTTTATTAAAGAATCGTTATCAAATTGTAAATAAATCTATTTTGACAGTCGCAGTTACTAAGAATTTCTCTATCAATAATCTTTTACAATTACTGTTATCCCAGGGTATAAGAATCAACGATATTAAACAACAGGATGGCGATCTTGAAGAATCACTTCTACAAGTCCTAGATAAAGAAGGTACTAAAGCATGA
- a CDS encoding ABC transporter permease subunit, which yields MRTLIRQESYKYIKQRGTQIFLIGLFIFQLLIVFCSQRYPKVISNKDAFLNNYLSDFLITFFFISISSTIISKERQFGTLRSLLYRNFSYIQIIISKIITMLIFTIIIFLSSSVVSLGFKFIFANKLDLTKAVWKAWLLTSLNNFLTLIFLMSLVILLGTLINNSNLALMTGLIGYFVINIFNQLLLGLISKFNWLKWNPLNMMNLGEQIQNHDLHQLTQLSLTQISVGYILYMSIFIILAIYSFCKKSI from the coding sequence ATGAGAACGTTGATTAGACAGGAATCATACAAATATATCAAGCAGCGAGGCACACAAATATTTTTGATTGGATTATTTATTTTTCAATTATTAATTGTTTTTTGTTCCCAGCGATATCCAAAAGTTATATCCAATAAAGATGCTTTTCTCAATAATTATCTTTCAGATTTTCTTATAACATTTTTCTTCATTTCTATCAGTAGCACCATCATAAGTAAAGAACGTCAATTCGGCACTTTACGTTCCCTACTTTATCGAAATTTTTCATACATTCAAATCATCATTAGTAAAATAATCACCATGCTAATTTTTACCATCATTATATTTTTGAGTAGTTCTGTTGTTAGCTTAGGCTTCAAGTTCATTTTTGCTAATAAATTGGATTTAACTAAAGCAGTCTGGAAAGCTTGGTTGTTAACTAGTCTAAACAATTTCTTAACACTGATATTTTTGATGAGCCTCGTTATCCTTTTAGGAACATTGATCAACAACTCCAATCTAGCTTTAATGACTGGTCTTATTGGCTATTTTGTCATTAATATCTTCAATCAATTATTACTAGGATTGATTAGTAAGTTCAACTGGCTCAAGTGGAATCCCTTAAACATGATGAATCTCGGTGAACAAATTCAAAATCATGACTTGCATCAACTGACACAGCTCTCGTTAACCCAGATTTCCGTCGGTTACATTCTTTATATGTCAATATTCATTATTTTAGCTATCTATAGTTTTTGTAAAAAATCAATCTAA
- a CDS encoding ABC transporter permease, protein MLNQLRADFYRLSHTMGIYLTLLVTIIYSAIITGKELIGGIIVSDYSMKELNSIKVWSLKDGINASTLSSSLLVYIFIGIFVMTIGYEFSQKTYKNTLVSGITRTQFIVSKYLIMLINIFAFSLIYFFTSIVTGMTLSRSVGTSWSSLLTMIFKTSLVIAFFISVIFELAILVLLLTSSIVTGSVFIVAFPILVATLHNIADWSWLKYFDFFSVALKISLKLIPNNQLWNYISISLVVVLITMVLSVVVIRNKEM, encoded by the coding sequence ATGCTTAATCAATTACGAGCTGACTTCTATCGCTTGAGTCACACGATGGGAATCTATCTAACATTATTAGTTACGATTATTTATTCTGCTATTATTACAGGGAAAGAGCTTATTGGTGGAATTATAGTTTCAGACTATTCGATGAAGGAATTAAATTCTATTAAAGTCTGGAGCTTGAAAGATGGTATCAATGCTAGTACATTATCATCTAGTCTATTAGTGTATATTTTCATCGGCATTTTTGTGATGACGATAGGGTATGAATTTAGCCAAAAGACGTATAAAAATACTTTAGTTTCAGGAATTACTCGAACACAATTTATCGTTTCTAAGTATCTTATTATGTTGATTAATATCTTTGCTTTTAGCTTGATTTACTTTTTTACTAGTATTGTGACGGGGATGACATTATCCCGTTCTGTGGGTACAAGTTGGTCGAGTCTGTTAACAATGATTTTTAAAACATCGTTAGTAATTGCTTTCTTTATTAGCGTAATTTTCGAATTAGCAATTCTAGTTTTGCTTTTAACATCATCAATTGTAACAGGATCAGTTTTTATCGTTGCTTTTCCGATTTTAGTGGCAACGCTACATAATATTGCTGACTGGAGTTGGTTGAAATACTTTGACTTCTTTAGTGTTGCATTGAAGATTAGCTTGAAATTAATTCCTAATAATCAACTGTGGAACTATATTTCGATCAGCCTAGTGGTTGTTTTGATAACGATGGTTTTGTCAGTGGTAGTTATTAGAAATAAAGAAATGTAG
- a CDS encoding ABC transporter ATP-binding protein, which yields MTKTILSVDNVSKSFGRYKAIDNLSFTLQKGDIYGLIGANGAGKTTIMRLITQLSPLKVGQIELFGQKINQQALKHVGAVIETPAAFDKLTVQENLKLVAIQRGINDSTKIMKIVQFVGLTKKLHTKARNLSLGQRQRLGLAIAILPEPDLLILDEPINGLDPSGIIEFRKLLEKLNQEKQVTILISSHILTELYQVSTRFGFIYNGQLVKKITREDLDKVNQSGLIVTVDNVSKASQLIDEKFSEKFTVIDDKNILIHSLAIDIPKLNQVLVENGVAVIGLTKEEKSLEDYYTKLIGGFKNA from the coding sequence ATGACAAAAACAATTTTGTCAGTAGATAATGTCAGTAAGTCATTTGGACGCTATAAAGCTATCGACAATCTAAGTTTTACTTTACAAAAAGGCGATATTTATGGATTGATTGGGGCTAATGGTGCCGGCAAAACAACAATCATGCGTCTAATTACTCAACTGTCACCACTCAAGGTCGGACAAATTGAATTATTTGGTCAAAAAATCAATCAACAGGCACTCAAACACGTTGGAGCAGTTATTGAAACTCCAGCTGCTTTTGATAAATTGACAGTTCAAGAGAATTTAAAATTAGTGGCCATTCAACGTGGCATCAATGATTCTACGAAGATTATGAAAATAGTTCAATTTGTAGGTTTGACGAAGAAATTACACACGAAGGCTAGAAATTTATCGCTTGGTCAAAGGCAACGTTTAGGTTTGGCAATCGCTATTTTACCAGAGCCTGATCTTTTAATTTTAGATGAACCTATCAATGGTCTTGATCCCTCAGGTATTATTGAATTTAGAAAATTATTAGAGAAATTGAATCAAGAAAAACAAGTTACAATCCTAATTTCTAGTCATATTCTGACAGAATTATATCAAGTCTCGACTCGCTTTGGCTTCATTTATAATGGACAATTGGTTAAGAAAATCACTAGAGAAGATTTAGATAAGGTCAATCAATCAGGCTTGATTGTGACGGTCGATAATGTTTCTAAAGCTTCACAACTGATTGATGAAAAATTTTCAGAAAAATTTACAGTTATTGATGATAAGAATATCTTAATTCATTCTTTAGCAATTGATATTCCTAAATTGAATCAAGTATTAGTGGAAAATGGCGTTGCAGTTATAGGTTTAACTAAAGAAGAGAAATCATTGGAAGATTACTATACAAAGCTGATAGGAGGATTCAAGAATGCTTAA
- a CDS encoding response regulator transcription factor, whose product MHSKILIIEDNEDIQSLLFDVLSDNYLVYKALDGINGVSEFKKVQPDLIILDLMLPQINGESVLKIIRHQSKVPIIVLTAIQNKDKTVAMLNDGANDYLTKPFDIAELQARISVQLRNNQTDNNHLLSFDNIFLSNQTHEVTANNKSLVLSKKEFNLLQILLAHPHQVYEKSQLFQMIWHEEYFDSSDNTLNVHISNLRHKLANATGNNYIVSIWGIGIRFV is encoded by the coding sequence ATGCACTCAAAAATATTAATAATTGAAGATAATGAGGATATTCAGTCACTTTTATTCGATGTACTGTCGGATAATTATTTAGTTTATAAAGCTCTTGATGGAATCAATGGCGTCAGTGAATTTAAGAAGGTGCAACCAGACTTAATTATTTTGGACTTGATGTTGCCACAGATTAACGGCGAAAGCGTTTTGAAAATTATTCGTCATCAATCAAAAGTTCCCATTATCGTTCTAACTGCCATTCAAAATAAGGATAAGACTGTTGCCATGCTTAACGATGGGGCCAATGATTATTTGACTAAGCCTTTTGATATTGCTGAATTACAAGCACGCATTTCAGTGCAATTACGTAACAACCAAACTGACAACAACCACTTATTGTCCTTTGATAACATCTTCTTAAGCAATCAAACACACGAAGTAACTGCTAACAATAAATCTTTAGTATTATCCAAAAAAGAATTTAATCTGTTACAGATTCTTTTAGCTCATCCCCATCAGGTTTATGAAAAAAGTCAATTATTCCAAATGATTTGGCATGAAGAATATTTCGACAGTTCCGACAATACTTTGAATGTTCACATCAGTAACTTACGTCACAAATTAGCTAATGCCACTGGTAATAATTACATTGTCTCAATTTGGGGCATTGGCATTCGCTTTGTCTGA
- a CDS encoding sensor histidine kinase: MHDISRITKDLNYINENDTNGKVTTSTTLLVIKKLAQACNFNLEKKQQLKENQEIQNKQFNQMLTNLTHDIKTPLTVSIGYVQLLNQNSTGKNQQDLTRVQDNLNSVNYYLHYLMDFNLIREKSKNLNITQFNLSDVLQRELFNYYDQLNAKKINAQIEIAPKIIVNSDEMLFKRIFQNLLGNILKYATTDMRVMLNNDGGIIKLSFENQTAEKINDGTQLLNRFYTADNSRTNRSIGLGLSIVQSLVTTLGGKIKLETNHNKFVVKLTFKHLQTKKASTIV, encoded by the coding sequence TTGCATGATATCTCTCGAATCACTAAGGATTTGAATTACATTAACGAAAATGATACTAATGGTAAAGTTACGACTAGCACTACTCTTCTTGTTATCAAAAAGTTAGCCCAAGCTTGCAATTTCAACTTAGAAAAAAAGCAACAATTAAAAGAAAATCAGGAAATCCAAAATAAGCAATTCAATCAAATGTTGACCAATTTGACTCATGATATTAAAACCCCACTAACCGTCTCGATTGGTTATGTACAACTATTAAACCAAAACAGCACTGGCAAGAATCAACAAGATTTAACTAGAGTTCAGGATAACCTCAATTCGGTCAACTACTACCTTCACTACTTAATGGATTTCAATTTGATCAGAGAAAAGAGCAAGAATCTCAATATTACTCAATTCAATTTATCAGATGTTCTACAAAGGGAATTATTCAATTACTATGACCAATTGAACGCTAAAAAAATTAATGCCCAAATCGAAATTGCTCCCAAGATCATTGTGAACAGTGATGAAATGTTATTCAAACGTATTTTTCAAAACCTTCTTGGCAATATTCTTAAATACGCTACGACCGATATGCGTGTCATGCTAAATAATGATGGTGGTATCATTAAACTTTCCTTTGAAAACCAGACAGCCGAAAAAATAAACGATGGAACACAATTACTCAATCGCTTTTACACCGCTGATAACTCTCGAACAAATCGAAGTATTGGTTTGGGATTAAGCATCGTCCAATCACTTGTTACTACTCTCGGTGGCAAAATTAAATTAGAAACCAATCATAATAAGTTTGTTGTCAAATTAACTTTCAAACACTTACAGACAAAAAAGGCTTCTACAATCGTTTAG
- a CDS encoding alpha/beta hydrolase yields the protein MKQELIDEIMQFRKSAKDNDDKRDAGLPTEVKGVKRIDNLSYGPDPKWNLLDLYLPENVDKPIPTIINIHGGGWCYGTKETYQFYGLNWAKKGFAFVNANYRIAPDVVFPEELDDVDRYIHWVAEHAAEYGLDTQNVFLIGDSAGGQMAEQYATILTNESYRKLFNYELTDLNFRALALNSSANFVLESRGVTEAYFTPEIKKNQREKLDTEKYIQENFLPTYICTAIDDFIRNSSLKFDGFLTAKNVPHICKMYGDEKNRRGHVFLIDQKDEIAKKANDDELVFFQKYLIK from the coding sequence ATGAAACAAGAACTTATCGATGAAATTATGCAATTCAGAAAGAGTGCCAAGGATAACGATGATAAACGTGATGCCGGACTTCCAACTGAAGTGAAAGGTGTTAAACGAATTGACAATCTATCTTATGGTCCTGATCCTAAGTGGAACCTTTTGGATCTTTATTTACCTGAGAATGTTGATAAACCAATTCCTACCATTATAAATATTCATGGTGGTGGTTGGTGCTATGGAACGAAGGAGACATATCAGTTCTACGGCTTAAATTGGGCTAAAAAAGGTTTCGCTTTTGTGAACGCTAATTACCGAATAGCACCAGATGTAGTTTTTCCTGAGGAATTAGATGATGTCGATCGTTATATTCATTGGGTGGCAGAACATGCAGCTGAATATGGATTGGATACTCAAAATGTTTTCCTAATCGGAGACAGTGCTGGTGGTCAGATGGCTGAGCAGTATGCGACTATTTTGACAAATGAGTCCTACCGGAAACTGTTCAATTATGAACTGACTGATTTGAATTTTCGAGCATTGGCATTGAATAGCTCAGCTAATTTTGTGCTTGAGTCCCGGGGTGTAACTGAGGCCTATTTCACACCAGAAATAAAGAAGAATCAACGTGAAAAATTAGATACGGAAAAATATATTCAAGAGAACTTCCTACCAACTTATATCTGTACAGCTATTGATGATTTTATTCGAAATAGTTCACTCAAATTCGATGGATTCTTAACTGCTAAAAATGTACCACATATTTGTAAAATGTATGGTGATGAAAAAAATCGTCGCGGACATGTCTTTTTGATTGACCAAAAGGATGAGATTGCCAAAAAAGCAAATGATGATGAATTGGTATTCTTTCAGAAATATCTAATTAAATAA
- a CDS encoding VanZ family protein: protein MRFIPLLVILTISIISALFINHNIEKFEKRHFYLISLVYLTFLGMILFTPISFDGTSVYVMSAGVGHVNLHQLDIIDIGFAENIILTIPLGFLIKNLFSHVSVLSMAFTGFMIGSGIETAQYYLSHFFLINRTSDINDVLANALGIVIGAILMVTYEYIVNRKATRFAK from the coding sequence ATGCGTTTTATACCTTTATTAGTAATATTAACTATCTCGATAATTAGTGCTTTATTCATCAATCATAATATTGAAAAATTTGAGAAGCGTCATTTCTATCTCATAAGCCTGGTCTATTTGACTTTTCTAGGGATGATTCTCTTTACACCAATCTCATTTGATGGAACATCAGTTTATGTGATGTCAGCGGGGGTTGGACATGTAAATCTGCATCAACTTGATATAATTGATATCGGTTTTGCGGAGAATATCATCTTGACGATTCCTTTAGGTTTTTTGATCAAGAATCTTTTCTCACACGTATCAGTTCTCTCGATGGCCTTTACTGGCTTCATGATTGGTAGTGGAATCGAAACGGCACAGTATTATTTATCACATTTTTTCTTAATCAATCGGACTAGTGATATCAATGACGTTTTGGCTAATGCTCTAGGAATTGTTATTGGAGCGATTTTGATGGTAACTTATGAATATATTGTGAATAGAAAGGCAACTAGATTTGCTAAATAA